The Shewanella sp. MTB7 genome includes a window with the following:
- the hutZ gene encoding heme utilization protein HutZ: MSDKQIESQKGESAEASTEALQDKAHRLREKLLPEIERFKTERSTLQLATQDAAGVPNASYAPFALADDGFYILVSELARHGTNLKESPSVSVMLLEDESEAKTVFARKRLTFDAVAELVARDSELFTKGVAALSERFGEMIDNLSQLKDFNLFKLSPQQGLYVKGFGQAFSLTGNELLDVNWKRDGHHGASPQSEFSTQAAPM, encoded by the coding sequence ATGTCAGACAAACAGATAGAGAGTCAGAAAGGCGAAAGCGCAGAAGCGAGTACAGAGGCATTGCAAGATAAAGCTCACCGACTCAGAGAAAAGTTACTCCCTGAAATTGAGCGTTTTAAAACAGAGCGCTCAACCTTGCAACTGGCCACTCAAGATGCCGCAGGAGTGCCGAACGCCAGCTATGCGCCATTCGCTTTGGCCGATGATGGCTTCTATATTTTAGTCAGCGAACTTGCTCGTCATGGCACCAACTTAAAAGAATCACCTTCAGTTTCAGTGATGTTACTGGAAGATGAAAGTGAAGCTAAAACGGTGTTTGCTCGTAAGCGATTAACCTTCGATGCGGTGGCTGAACTGGTGGCTAGAGACAGCGAACTGTTTACTAAAGGGGTTGCTGCCCTGTCTGAGCGATTTGGGGAGATGATAGATAACTTGTCGCAATTGAAAGACTTTAATCTGTTTAAACTTAGTCCTCAACAGGGCCTGTATGTGAAGGGATTTGGACAGGCATTTAGTTTGACAGGTAATGAGTTGCTCGACGTTAATTGGAAACGTGATGGTCATCATGGGGCATCACCTCAGTCTGAGTTTTCAACTCAAGCCGCGCCAATGTAA
- a CDS encoding energy transducer TonB — MTPKRYLTFACLTALIQGGVIASQSKPSELRTAGMAMGSVQSINLTISTPTAQSVTPAALPVENKPVDRPLTKAKDKLPTAEPKTPPLLMTKTQLQATIQASPDPRSIPDVQRVTDKTVINKVPEAKIALQPTTDQQQQREIQTKQGVAQTNIMLNRPTFSSPPSQPIYPKLARKRGFEGTVTVEVMFNQIGEQLSLTLIDSSGFSLLDKAALNAVEKWQFSAPSPQTAYAYTVRVPVKFALN; from the coding sequence ATGACACCTAAACGATATTTAACCTTTGCTTGTTTAACAGCCTTAATTCAAGGCGGTGTTATTGCATCTCAAAGTAAGCCGTCAGAACTGCGCACTGCTGGTATGGCAATGGGCTCGGTTCAAAGTATTAACCTGACGATCTCGACACCAACAGCCCAATCGGTCACTCCAGCAGCATTGCCGGTAGAGAACAAACCTGTAGATAGACCGCTGACGAAAGCGAAAGATAAGTTGCCAACAGCTGAGCCTAAAACGCCCCCCTTATTAATGACCAAGACTCAACTTCAAGCAACAATTCAAGCCAGCCCAGATCCACGATCTATACCTGATGTTCAACGGGTGACGGACAAAACTGTTATCAACAAAGTGCCTGAGGCCAAAATTGCACTTCAACCAACGACTGACCAGCAACAACAGCGTGAAATTCAGACTAAGCAAGGCGTTGCGCAAACTAATATTATGCTTAATCGTCCCACTTTTTCATCGCCACCATCCCAGCCTATATACCCCAAATTAGCCAGAAAACGGGGATTTGAAGGCACGGTGACTGTCGAGGTGATGTTCAATCAGATTGGTGAGCAACTCTCCCTCACCTTAATTGATAGTTCAGGTTTCTCCTTGCTCGATAAAGCGGCCTTAAATGCCGTCGAGAAGTGGCAATTCTCAGCCCCTTCACCACAAACAGCTTACGCCTACACGGTGAGAGTGCCGGTTAAGTTTGCACTTAACTAA
- the hutX gene encoding heme utilization cystosolic carrier protein HutX has translation MQSSNEVICQYLDDNPNAMPSQAAAELGVSELAVVLALPEEQMSQFPLTNKDELLSCLPHWGPMTTIVVVSGSIFEFKGEFPQGKYAYGYYNLITEGDGLHGHLQLDSLTAIVLVSRPFRGKESHSINFFGSEGEMIFKVYLGRDSKRVLLPDQVTRFKALKERSLAA, from the coding sequence ATGCAGTCCAGTAATGAAGTGATATGTCAGTATCTTGATGATAACCCTAATGCAATGCCGAGTCAGGCAGCAGCTGAGCTTGGTGTTTCTGAGTTAGCAGTGGTATTAGCTCTGCCTGAAGAGCAGATGAGTCAATTTCCATTAACAAACAAAGATGAGTTGTTGTCGTGTTTGCCGCATTGGGGGCCCATGACCACCATCGTTGTAGTGTCCGGCAGTATTTTCGAATTTAAAGGTGAATTCCCCCAAGGGAAATATGCCTATGGATACTACAACCTAATCACAGAAGGTGACGGCTTACATGGTCATCTACAACTCGACAGTTTAACTGCAATTGTCTTGGTGAGTCGACCATTTCGAGGTAAGGAGAGTCATTCAATCAACTTCTTTGGCAGTGAAGGCGAGATGATATTCAAAGTGTATCTGGGGCGTGATAGCAAACGAGTGCTACTCCCAGATCAAGTGACTCGTTTCAAAGCATTAAAAGAACGTTCCCTAGCAGCATAG
- a CDS encoding TonB-dependent hemoglobin/transferrin/lactoferrin family receptor — protein sequence MTKKPVMVALAMAFSSTAYAQQVEQVTEFDEVLVTATRISEKASDTGRSVVVVDEEELQEAQSTSVADILRNEANVNVGNGPRASSQGVEIRGLGGQRVLQTIDGARQNTNSGHRGTYFMDPELLSSVEVVRGPASSLWGSGAIGGVVAQNTKSAKEMLDEGDTFGGYLKQGFESNGDNVKTSGAVYGVADTFDWLINGSYNDSNNIKSGNDQTLANSGSQRSSGLMKFGWEPSDDQRLQFSGRFSDTDELVPSNPAAEVGNSVPLIRRKSKDRNFTLEYDLSPSTNPYLDLNSTLYWNHTDYDEDRVTKNQLDSTEYETVGFSINNSSIFGGTTLTYGVDGYQDKIKTVRDDFGQTGQRPSDIDGKATVWGAFAQARVSITESLYVEPALRYDTFENESINLSKSADDSAFSPSLGLVWNTRSWLTLSARYDGAFRAPSVEEMYSTGTHFCIPPIPGFLPGGLCNTFEINPNLKAEKAKNKELKADMRFTELAGDDELAITLNIFRNDVDDFIEQSVSNPLMGIPGLEQTTSWDNVDDARLTGFEFTTRYRFQQTRLILNYGQTEGKDKESNEYLSNIPAHKLGVDLSQGMMEGDMKLGTRVTYVAQQDQLPEGNLNDYDSYTLWDVYVAWEPAMGSFEGLRVDFSIENIGDDEYRQAWDTLYGQGRNMKLSARYRF from the coding sequence ATGACCAAGAAGCCTGTAATGGTTGCACTAGCCATGGCTTTTAGCTCAACAGCCTATGCCCAACAAGTAGAGCAAGTTACTGAATTTGATGAGGTGCTGGTAACGGCAACCCGAATAAGCGAAAAGGCATCAGATACCGGCCGCAGTGTGGTCGTTGTCGATGAAGAGGAGTTACAAGAAGCGCAGTCGACATCGGTGGCGGATATATTGAGAAATGAGGCCAATGTGAATGTGGGTAATGGCCCTCGTGCTTCTTCACAAGGGGTTGAAATTCGTGGTTTAGGTGGCCAGCGAGTATTGCAGACCATAGATGGTGCTAGGCAGAATACCAATTCGGGCCATAGGGGGACTTACTTTATGGATCCTGAACTGTTGAGTTCTGTTGAGGTGGTGCGCGGCCCTGCGAGTAGCTTATGGGGCAGTGGTGCGATTGGTGGCGTGGTGGCGCAAAATACCAAGTCGGCCAAAGAGATGCTTGATGAAGGTGACACCTTTGGTGGCTATCTTAAGCAAGGTTTTGAAAGTAATGGTGACAATGTTAAGACCAGCGGCGCTGTTTATGGGGTTGCAGATACATTTGATTGGTTGATTAACGGCAGTTATAACGACAGCAATAATATCAAAAGTGGCAATGATCAAACATTGGCTAACAGTGGCTCACAAAGAAGCAGTGGCTTGATGAAGTTTGGCTGGGAGCCAAGTGATGACCAACGACTACAATTTTCTGGACGCTTCTCTGATACCGATGAATTGGTACCGAGTAATCCGGCGGCTGAGGTTGGTAACTCAGTACCGCTTATTCGGCGTAAGAGTAAAGATAGGAATTTCACATTAGAGTATGACTTAAGTCCTAGCACCAATCCCTATCTGGATCTTAACAGCACATTATATTGGAATCATACCGATTATGACGAAGACAGGGTAACGAAAAATCAGCTTGATAGCACCGAATATGAGACGGTTGGTTTTAGCATTAATAACAGCTCTATCTTTGGTGGGACAACCCTCACTTATGGTGTCGATGGCTATCAAGATAAGATAAAAACAGTGCGGGATGACTTTGGTCAAACGGGACAAAGACCGAGTGATATCGATGGTAAAGCGACGGTGTGGGGAGCCTTTGCTCAGGCAAGAGTAAGCATTACAGAATCGCTTTATGTAGAGCCAGCCCTAAGGTATGACACCTTTGAAAATGAAAGTATTAATCTGTCTAAATCTGCTGATGACAGTGCATTTTCACCCTCTTTAGGCCTAGTTTGGAATACCCGTTCTTGGTTAACTCTGAGTGCGCGTTACGATGGTGCTTTCCGTGCTCCGAGTGTCGAAGAGATGTATTCAACAGGCACTCATTTCTGCATTCCGCCTATTCCTGGTTTTTTGCCAGGTGGATTATGTAACACGTTCGAGATCAATCCGAACTTAAAGGCTGAAAAAGCGAAGAACAAAGAGCTAAAAGCAGATATGCGCTTCACCGAATTAGCCGGTGATGATGAACTGGCTATCACGCTTAATATCTTTAGAAATGACGTGGACGATTTTATCGAGCAGTCAGTGTCTAACCCGCTTATGGGGATCCCTGGCCTTGAACAAACGACCTCTTGGGATAACGTTGATGATGCCCGTTTGACGGGATTTGAGTTTACGACACGTTATCGCTTTCAGCAGACTCGTTTGATACTCAATTACGGTCAAACAGAGGGCAAAGATAAAGAGTCTAATGAGTATTTAAGTAACATTCCAGCGCACAAGCTTGGGGTGGATCTTTCCCAAGGCATGATGGAAGGTGACATGAAGTTGGGCACTCGAGTGACATACGTGGCTCAGCAAGATCAACTGCCAGAAGGCAACCTTAATGACTATGACTCTTATACTTTATGGGATGTGTATGTAGCGTGGGAACCGGCCATGGGCAGCTTTGAAGGATTACGGGTGGATTTTTCCATCGAGAATATCGGCGATGACGAGTACCGTCAGGCGTGGGATACCTTATATGGGCAGGGACGTAACATGAAATTGTCTGCTCGTTACCGTTTCTAA